The following proteins come from a genomic window of Pseudomonas putida:
- a CDS encoding FAD-dependent oxidoreductase, which produces MANTPYPQSYYAASANPVPPRPALQGEVETDVCIIGAGYTGLSSALFLLENGFKVSIVEAAKVGFGASGRNGGQIVNSYSRDIDVIERTVGPKQAQLLGHMAFEGGRIIRERVAKYNIQCDLKDGGVFAALTSKQMGHLESQKRLWERFGHNQLELMDQKRIREVVACDSYIGGMLDMSGGHIHPLNLALGEAAAVESLGGIIYEQTPAVRIERGANPVVHTPQGKVRAKFIIVAGNAYLGNLVPELAAKSMPCGTQVITTEPLGEELARTLLPQDYCVEDCNYLLDYYRLTSDKRLIFGGGVVYGARDPANIEAIIRPKMLKAFPQLKNVKIDYAWTGNFLLTLSRLPQVGRIGDNIYYSQGCSGHGVTYTHLAGKVLAEALRGQAERFDAFAGLPHYPFPGGQMLRVPFSAIGAWYYSLRDRLGF; this is translated from the coding sequence ATGGCTAACACCCCCTACCCCCAGTCCTACTACGCCGCCTCGGCCAACCCGGTGCCGCCACGTCCGGCGCTGCAGGGTGAGGTGGAAACCGATGTGTGCATCATCGGTGCCGGCTACACCGGCCTGTCCAGCGCCCTGTTCCTTCTGGAGAACGGCTTCAAGGTAAGCATCGTCGAAGCGGCCAAGGTCGGCTTTGGCGCATCGGGCCGCAACGGCGGCCAGATCGTCAACAGCTACAGCCGCGACATTGATGTCATCGAACGCACCGTTGGCCCCAAGCAGGCACAACTGCTGGGCCACATGGCCTTCGAGGGCGGGCGCATCATTCGTGAGCGCGTGGCCAAGTACAACATTCAGTGCGACCTGAAAGATGGTGGCGTATTCGCCGCCCTTACCAGCAAGCAGATGGGCCACCTGGAATCGCAAAAGCGCCTGTGGGAACGCTTTGGCCATAATCAGCTGGAGCTGATGGACCAGAAGCGCATCCGCGAAGTGGTTGCCTGCGACAGCTACATTGGCGGCATGCTCGACATGAGCGGCGGCCACATCCACCCGCTGAACCTGGCCCTGGGCGAAGCTGCCGCGGTCGAGTCGCTGGGTGGCATCATCTATGAGCAAACCCCGGCCGTGCGCATCGAGCGTGGCGCCAACCCGGTCGTGCATACCCCGCAGGGCAAGGTCCGCGCCAAGTTCATCATCGTTGCCGGCAACGCCTACCTGGGCAACCTGGTACCCGAGCTGGCCGCCAAGTCCATGCCATGCGGCACGCAGGTGATCACCACCGAGCCACTGGGCGAAGAACTGGCACGCACCCTGCTGCCGCAGGACTACTGCGTCGAGGATTGCAACTATCTGCTCGACTACTACCGCCTGACCAGCGACAAGCGCCTGATTTTCGGTGGCGGCGTGGTGTACGGCGCGCGTGACCCGGCCAACATCGAGGCGATCATCCGCCCGAAAATGCTCAAGGCCTTCCCGCAGCTGAAGAACGTGAAGATCGACTACGCCTGGACCGGTAACTTCCTGCTGACCCTGTCGCGCCTGCCACAGGTTGGCCGGATCGGCGACAACATCTACTACTCGCAGGGTTGCTCGGGCCACGGCGTGACCTATACCCACCTGGCGGGCAAGGTACTGGCCGAGGCCCTGCGCGGCCAGGCAGAGCGCTTCGACGCCTTTGCCGGCCTGCCGCACTACCCGTTCCCGGGTGGCCAGATGCTGCGCGTACCCTTCAGCGCCATCGGTGCCTGGTACTACAGCCTGCGCGACCGCCTGGGCTTCTGA
- a CDS encoding peptidase C39 family protein → MIGGQSRALPAWRWNKRVSMEQHSFKAAPRRLLAACLLAATLAGCASAPPGNLKGLPQRVEISSVPFYRGNANHSGAMALAAVLSQQGAPITPGLLDKPLNLPQGAETLDTAIPRVARDYGRVVYPLDKQLDALLTQVAAGNPVLLRYEEGSAWWSEPRYAVLMGYDRYKQRVLLRSGMHRRQMMAFDDFASAWAKQGSWAVLVQPPRQLPAQVDRQRWLHAADELAKAGQEIAAKQAVNSLNK, encoded by the coding sequence ATGATCGGTGGCCAGAGCCGGGCGCTGCCTGCCTGGCGTTGGAACAAGCGAGTGTCCATGGAGCAACATTCCTTCAAGGCTGCCCCCCGACGGCTACTGGCCGCCTGTCTGCTGGCTGCCACCCTGGCCGGCTGCGCCAGCGCACCGCCCGGTAACCTCAAGGGCCTGCCGCAGCGGGTCGAAATCAGCAGCGTGCCGTTCTACCGTGGCAACGCCAACCACAGCGGGGCCATGGCGCTGGCGGCAGTGCTGTCGCAGCAGGGGGCGCCTATTACGCCGGGCTTGCTGGATAAGCCGCTGAACCTGCCTCAGGGCGCCGAAACGCTGGATACCGCTATTCCCCGTGTGGCGCGGGACTACGGCAGGGTGGTGTACCCGCTGGACAAGCAACTGGACGCGCTGTTGACCCAAGTGGCGGCGGGCAACCCGGTGCTGCTGCGTTACGAGGAAGGTTCGGCCTGGTGGAGCGAGCCGCGCTATGCGGTGTTGATGGGGTATGACCGTTACAAGCAGCGGGTGCTGCTGCGCTCGGGCATGCACCGGCGGCAGATGATGGCATTCGATGACTTTGCATCGGCGTGGGCAAAGCAGGGGAGTTGGGCGGTGCTGGTGCAGCCACCTCGGCAACTGCCGGCTCAGGTTGATCGCCAGCGGTGGTTGCATGCTGCGGATGAACTGGCCAAGGCGGGGCAAGAGATTGCGGCGAAGCAGGCGGTAAATAGCCTGAACAAATAG
- a CDS encoding TerC family protein — translation MEYLLELAASPTAWVALATLVAMEIVLGIDNLIFISILTNKLPVEYRSKARRIGISMALVMRLALLSTVAWIVQLTDPVFEVFGNTFSWKDVILIAGGLFLLWKATKEIHENVDPHGAKEEAKVSSTVTLGFAAAIFQILLLDIVFSVDSIITAVGMTEHLPIMIIAVITAVIVMMVAADPLANFINDNPTVVMLALGFLIMIGMTLIAEGFGAHVPKGYVYAAMAFSTAIEVLNILARRARLKREAAEG, via the coding sequence ATGGAATATTTGCTGGAACTCGCCGCTAGCCCGACCGCCTGGGTTGCCCTGGCTACGCTGGTGGCCATGGAAATTGTACTGGGCATCGACAACCTGATCTTCATCTCGATCCTGACCAACAAATTGCCGGTGGAGTACCGCTCCAAGGCGCGGCGTATCGGTATCAGCATGGCCTTGGTCATGCGGCTGGCCTTGCTCAGCACCGTGGCCTGGATCGTTCAGCTGACCGACCCGGTGTTCGAAGTGTTCGGCAACACCTTCTCGTGGAAGGATGTGATCCTGATTGCCGGTGGTCTGTTCCTGCTGTGGAAGGCGACCAAGGAGATTCACGAAAACGTCGACCCGCATGGCGCCAAGGAGGAAGCCAAAGTCTCCTCCACGGTTACCCTGGGCTTTGCTGCGGCGATCTTCCAGATCCTGCTGCTGGATATCGTCTTCTCGGTCGACAGCATCATCACCGCCGTGGGCATGACCGAGCACCTGCCTATCATGATTATCGCCGTTATCACTGCTGTGATCGTGATGATGGTGGCAGCCGATCCGCTGGCCAATTTCATCAACGACAACCCGACCGTGGTCATGCTGGCGCTGGGTTTCCTCATCATGATCGGCATGACGCTGATCGCCGAAGGCTTCGGCGCCCATGTACCCAAGGGCTATGTGTATGCCGCCATGGCGTTCTCGACGGCTATCGAGGTCCTCAACATCCTGGCCCGCCGGGCGCGTTTGAAGCGTGAAGCGGCTGAAGGTTGA
- the nhaR gene encoding transcriptional activator NhaR: protein MLNYRQLHYFWAVAKTGSITRASQQLNLTPQTISGQITLFEQTYGLELFQRAGRQLELTETGRQALVYAEQMFQIGSELEAMLRAGPQEQILFRVGVADVVPKSIVYRLLAPTMDLEEVLRINCREDKLERLLADLAIQRLDLVISDSPMPNHLDIKGYSQKLGECGLSFFATPALVQRLDGPFPACLQDAPLLVPGQETVVRSRLLRWLGEQQVQPRIVGEFDDSALMQAFGQSGSGIFVAPSVIAEEVCRQYGVQLIGQTEAVHESFYAISVERKVKHPGIVAITEGARRELFHW, encoded by the coding sequence GTGCTTAACTATCGCCAGCTGCATTACTTCTGGGCCGTGGCCAAGACGGGCAGCATCACCCGCGCCAGCCAACAGCTGAACCTCACACCGCAAACCATCAGCGGGCAGATCACCCTGTTCGAGCAAACCTACGGCCTGGAACTGTTCCAGCGCGCCGGCCGGCAGCTGGAACTGACCGAAACCGGCCGCCAGGCCCTGGTGTATGCAGAACAGATGTTTCAGATTGGCAGCGAGCTTGAAGCCATGCTGCGCGCCGGCCCTCAGGAGCAGATCCTGTTTCGTGTGGGGGTGGCTGACGTGGTGCCCAAATCCATTGTCTACCGCCTGCTGGCACCGACCATGGATCTGGAGGAGGTGCTGCGCATCAACTGCCGCGAGGACAAACTTGAGCGGTTACTGGCAGACCTGGCTATCCAGCGCCTGGACCTGGTGATTTCCGACAGCCCCATGCCCAACCACCTGGACATCAAGGGCTACAGCCAGAAGCTGGGCGAGTGCGGGCTGAGCTTCTTCGCCACACCGGCGCTGGTACAACGGCTGGACGGTCCTTTTCCAGCGTGTCTGCAGGATGCTCCGCTGCTTGTTCCCGGCCAGGAGACCGTGGTACGCAGCCGCCTGCTGCGGTGGCTGGGCGAGCAGCAGGTGCAACCACGGATCGTGGGGGAGTTCGATGACAGTGCCTTGATGCAAGCGTTCGGTCAATCGGGCAGCGGCATTTTCGTTGCTCCCAGCGTAATCGCCGAAGAGGTGTGCCGTCAGTATGGCGTGCAACTGATCGGGCAGACCGAAGCCGTGCACGAATCGTTCTATGCCATTTCGGTGGAGCGCAAGGTCAAGCACCCAGGGATCGTGGCGATTACCGAGGGGGCGCGGCGGGAGTTGTTTCACTGGTAG
- the sstT gene encoding serine/threonine transporter SstT produces the protein MTPFLRLLNRTSLVTQIVIGLLAGIALALLAPAIARDLAFLGKVFVSALKAVAPVLVFILVMASVANHRHGQEIHIRPILWLYLLGTFAAAVVAVVASMLFPSHLALSTSEATLSAPGGIAEVMQNLLLSAVDNPVNALLNANFIGVLTWAVGLGVALRHAGETTRTVVADLSNGVTLIVRMVIRFAPLGIFGLVSSTLAQSGLDALLGYLHLLAVLIGCMLFVALVMNPLIVFWKIRRNPYPLTLLCLRESGITAFFTRSSAANIPVNMALSERLGLHEDTYSVSIPLGATINMAGAATTITVLTLAAVHTLGIQVDLPTAVLLSVVAAVCACGASGVAGGSLLLIPLACSLFGIPSEIAMQVVAVGFIIGVLQDSAETALNSSTDVLFTAAACQAEERRNG, from the coding sequence ATGACCCCTTTTCTCCGCCTCCTCAACCGCACCAGCCTGGTGACCCAGATCGTCATCGGCTTGCTCGCCGGTATCGCCCTCGCCCTGCTGGCACCTGCCATCGCCCGTGACCTGGCCTTTCTTGGCAAGGTGTTCGTCAGTGCCCTGAAGGCGGTTGCGCCTGTGCTGGTGTTCATCCTGGTCATGGCTTCGGTCGCCAACCATCGTCACGGCCAGGAAATCCACATTCGCCCGATCCTCTGGCTGTACCTGCTGGGCACCTTTGCCGCTGCAGTGGTGGCCGTGGTTGCCAGCATGCTGTTCCCCTCGCACCTGGCGCTAAGCACCAGCGAAGCCACGCTGAGCGCGCCAGGCGGCATCGCCGAGGTAATGCAGAACCTGCTGCTGAGCGCGGTAGACAACCCGGTCAATGCCCTGCTCAATGCCAACTTCATCGGCGTGCTGACCTGGGCCGTCGGCCTGGGCGTGGCCCTGCGCCATGCCGGCGAAACCACCCGCACCGTGGTCGCAGACCTGTCCAATGGCGTCACCCTGATCGTGCGCATGGTCATCCGCTTCGCCCCGCTGGGCATTTTTGGCCTGGTCAGCTCCACCCTGGCACAGTCTGGCCTGGACGCCCTGCTCGGCTACCTGCACCTGCTGGCGGTACTGATTGGCTGCATGCTGTTCGTGGCGCTGGTGATGAACCCGCTGATCGTGTTCTGGAAGATCCGCCGCAACCCCTACCCACTGACGCTGCTGTGCCTGCGTGAAAGCGGCATTACTGCGTTCTTCACCCGCAGCTCGGCCGCCAACATCCCTGTCAACATGGCATTGTCGGAACGACTCGGCCTGCATGAAGACACTTACTCGGTGTCGATCCCGCTGGGCGCAACCATCAACATGGCCGGCGCGGCAACCACCATTACCGTGCTGACCCTGGCCGCAGTGCATACCCTGGGTATCCAGGTAGACCTGCCAACTGCCGTGCTGCTCAGCGTGGTGGCGGCAGTGTGCGCCTGCGGCGCCTCGGGCGTGGCCGGGGGTTCGCTGCTGCTGATTCCGCTGGCGTGCAGCCTGTTTGGCATCCCAAGCGAAATTGCCATGCAGGTAGTGGCGGTGGGCTTCATCATTGGCGTGTTGCAGGATTCGGCCGAAACGGCGCTGAACTCTTCGACCGATGTGCTGTTCACTGCGGCGGCGTGTCAGGCTGAAGAGCGGCGTAACGGCTAA
- a CDS encoding DUF480 domain-containing protein, whose translation MSEHETAGEGRFNSIEIRVLGSLIEKQATSPESYPLTLNALVLACNQKTSREPVMNLTQGQVGQALRALEGQGMTRLQMGSRADRWEHRVDKALELVPAQLVLMGLMFLRGPQTLNELLTRSNRLHDFDDTEQIQHQLERLISRDLALHLPRQAGQREDRYTHALGDPAEIEAILAARQQEGGARNSGGSVSEDRIEALEARIAALEARLAELEG comes from the coding sequence ATGTCAGAACACGAAACCGCAGGTGAAGGCCGCTTCAACAGCATCGAGATCCGCGTTCTCGGCTCGCTGATCGAAAAGCAGGCCACCAGCCCGGAAAGCTACCCGCTGACCCTCAATGCCCTGGTCCTGGCCTGCAACCAGAAGACCAGCCGCGAGCCGGTGATGAACCTCACCCAAGGCCAGGTCGGCCAGGCGCTGCGCGCCCTCGAAGGTCAGGGCATGACCCGCCTGCAGATGGGCAGCCGTGCCGACCGCTGGGAACATCGGGTAGACAAGGCACTGGAGCTGGTGCCAGCACAGTTGGTGTTGATGGGCCTGATGTTCCTGCGGGGCCCGCAAACCCTCAACGAACTGCTGACCCGTAGCAACCGCCTGCACGACTTTGACGACACCGAGCAGATCCAGCATCAGCTGGAGCGCCTGATCTCGCGGGACCTGGCTTTGCACCTGCCACGTCAGGCCGGCCAGCGTGAAGACCGCTACACCCATGCCTTGGGCGACCCGGCGGAAATCGAGGCGATTCTCGCTGCACGCCAACAGGAAGGCGGCGCGCGCAACAGTGGCGGCAGTGTGTCAGAAGACCGCATCGAAGCCCTCGAAGCCCGCATTGCGGCGCTGGAAGCGCGCCTGGCCGAACTGGAAGGCTGA
- the ahpF gene encoding alkyl hydroperoxide reductase subunit F — MLDATLKSQLKTYLERVTQPIEIVASLDDGAKSRELHDLLVEIAGLSNLITFSADGTDARRPSFSLNRPGADISLRFAGIPMGHEFTSLVLALLQVGGHPSKASAEVIEQIQALEGEFNFETYFSLSCQNCPDVVQALNLMAVLNPNVRHVAIDGALFQDEVESRKIMAVPSIYLNGEVFGQGRMGLEEILGKIDTNAGARQAEKINAKDAFDVLVVGGGPAGAAAAIYAARKGIRTGVAAERFGGQVLDTLAIENFISVQETEGPKLATALEEHVKQYDVDIMNLQRGEALIPAAEGGLHEVRLAGGASLKAKTVILATGARWREMNVPGEQEYRSRGVAYCPHCDGPLFKGKRVAVIGGGNSGVEAAIDLAGIVAQVTLIEFDSQLRADAVLQRKLHSLPNVNVITSALTTEVLGNGEKVTGLRYKDRTTDEQHEVALEGIFVQIGLLPNTDWLKGTVELSPRGEIIVDAKGQTSIPGVFAAGDVTTVPYKQIVIAVGEGAKASLAAFDHLIRTSAPA, encoded by the coding sequence ATGTTGGACGCCACGCTTAAATCGCAACTGAAAACCTACCTGGAGCGGGTCACCCAGCCGATCGAGATCGTTGCCTCCCTCGACGACGGCGCGAAGTCCCGCGAATTGCACGACCTGCTGGTGGAAATTGCCGGCCTGTCGAACCTCATTACCTTCAGCGCGGACGGTACCGATGCCCGTCGCCCTTCGTTCTCGCTGAACCGCCCGGGTGCCGATATCAGCCTGCGTTTCGCCGGCATCCCCATGGGCCACGAGTTCACCTCGTTGGTGCTGGCGCTGCTGCAAGTCGGCGGCCATCCGTCAAAGGCCAGTGCCGAAGTGATCGAGCAGATCCAGGCCCTGGAAGGTGAATTCAACTTCGAAACCTACTTCTCGCTGTCGTGCCAGAACTGCCCGGACGTGGTCCAGGCGTTGAACCTGATGGCGGTACTCAACCCCAACGTGCGGCATGTTGCCATCGACGGTGCGCTGTTCCAGGACGAAGTGGAATCGCGCAAGATCATGGCGGTACCGAGTATCTACCTGAACGGTGAAGTGTTTGGTCAGGGCCGTATGGGCCTGGAAGAAATCCTTGGCAAGATCGACACCAACGCCGGCGCCCGCCAGGCCGAGAAGATCAACGCCAAGGATGCCTTTGACGTGCTGGTTGTCGGTGGTGGCCCCGCTGGCGCCGCTGCTGCCATCTACGCTGCCCGCAAGGGCATCCGCACCGGTGTTGCCGCCGAGCGCTTCGGCGGCCAGGTGCTGGACACACTGGCCATCGAGAACTTTATCTCGGTGCAGGAAACCGAAGGGCCGAAGCTGGCCACGGCGCTGGAAGAGCACGTCAAACAGTACGACGTCGACATCATGAACCTGCAGCGCGGTGAAGCGCTGATTCCTGCTGCCGAGGGCGGTCTGCACGAAGTGCGTTTGGCGGGGGGCGCTTCGCTGAAGGCCAAGACTGTAATCCTGGCCACCGGCGCCCGCTGGCGCGAAATGAACGTGCCAGGTGAGCAGGAGTACCGCAGCCGCGGCGTGGCCTACTGCCCGCACTGTGACGGCCCGCTGTTCAAGGGTAAACGCGTGGCGGTGATTGGCGGCGGCAACTCGGGTGTGGAGGCGGCCATCGACCTGGCCGGTATCGTCGCCCAGGTGACGCTGATCGAGTTCGACAGCCAGCTGCGTGCCGATGCGGTGTTGCAACGCAAGCTGCACAGCCTGCCGAACGTTAACGTGATCACCAGCGCGCTGACCACCGAGGTGCTGGGCAATGGCGAGAAGGTGACCGGCCTGCGCTACAAGGACCGCACCACGGATGAACAGCACGAAGTGGCACTGGAAGGCATCTTCGTGCAGATTGGCCTGTTGCCCAATACTGACTGGCTGAAGGGCACCGTCGAGCTGTCGCCGCGTGGCGAAATCATTGTCGACGCCAAGGGCCAGACCAGCATCCCCGGTGTGTTTGCCGCCGGTGACGTGACTACCGTGCCGTACAAGCAGATTGTCATTGCGGTGGGTGAGGGGGCCAAGGCATCGCTGGCGGCCTTTGACCACCTGATTCGGACTTCGGCACCGGCGTAA
- the ahpC gene encoding peroxiredoxin, protein MPIINSQVKPFNATAYHKGEFVQVSEADLKGKWSVVFFYPADFTFVCPTELGDLADNYAEFQKLGVEIYGVSTDTHFTHKAWHDTSDTIGKIQYPLIGDPTHVISRNFDVLIEEAGLADRGTFVINPEGQIKIVELNDGGVGRDAAELLRKVKAAQYVAAHPGEVCPAKWKEGEATLAPSLDLVGKI, encoded by the coding sequence ATGCCAATCATCAACAGCCAGGTCAAACCCTTCAACGCCACCGCCTACCACAAAGGCGAGTTCGTTCAGGTCAGCGAAGCCGATCTGAAAGGCAAGTGGTCTGTCGTGTTCTTCTACCCGGCCGACTTCACCTTCGTTTGCCCGACCGAGCTGGGTGACCTTGCTGACAACTACGCCGAGTTCCAGAAGCTGGGCGTGGAAATTTACGGTGTTTCCACCGATACCCACTTCACTCACAAAGCCTGGCACGACACTTCCGACACCATCGGGAAGATCCAATACCCGCTGATCGGTGACCCGACTCACGTCATTTCGCGCAACTTCGACGTGCTGATCGAAGAAGCCGGCCTGGCCGACCGCGGTACCTTCGTGATCAACCCGGAAGGCCAGATCAAGATTGTCGAGCTGAACGACGGTGGTGTAGGCCGTGATGCTGCCGAACTGCTGCGTAAGGTCAAGGCTGCCCAGTACGTTGCCGCTCACCCAGGCGAAGTGTGCCCGGCCAAGTGGAAAGAAGGCGAAGCCACTCTGGCGCCGTCGCTGGACCTCGTAGGCAAGATCTAA
- a CDS encoding TerC/Alx family metal homeostasis membrane protein: MTALQAFLTTPVLGTSAWLWLVFMAIVIGLLVLDLGVLHRHDREIEMRESLLLYSGYFSVGVLFGAGVWYQLGAQSALEFYTGFLVEQSLSMDNVFVMAMIFSYFAIPRRYQHRVLFWGILGVVFLRAIMIGVGAALVQNFAWVLYIFGAFLLFTGVKMALSKEDSRPDLANNPILKFVRRHMRVTDQIHGSHFFVRHTPAGHSKALRYATPLFLALVLIELADLVFAVDSVPAIFAITQDPFIVYTSNIFAILGLRSLYFALAALMHRFVYLKYALALVLIFIGCKIFYHGMVGKVPALLSLGVTFGLLLGGVVISLIKTRGQTLNKDEKTIEKAANDKKTTGQKKNDPQLRV; the protein is encoded by the coding sequence ATGACAGCTCTGCAAGCATTCCTCACAACACCTGTCCTCGGTACCAGCGCCTGGTTGTGGCTGGTGTTCATGGCCATCGTCATCGGTTTGCTGGTGCTCGACCTGGGCGTGCTGCACCGCCACGACCGGGAAATTGAAATGCGCGAGAGCCTGCTGCTGTATTCGGGCTATTTCAGTGTCGGTGTGCTGTTCGGCGCGGGGGTCTGGTACCAGTTGGGTGCGCAGTCTGCGCTGGAGTTCTACACCGGTTTCCTGGTCGAACAGTCGCTGTCGATGGACAACGTGTTCGTCATGGCGATGATCTTCAGCTACTTCGCCATCCCCCGCCGCTACCAGCACCGCGTGCTGTTCTGGGGTATCCTGGGCGTGGTGTTCCTGCGGGCCATCATGATCGGCGTGGGCGCGGCGCTGGTACAGAACTTTGCCTGGGTGCTGTACATCTTTGGTGCCTTCTTGCTGTTTACCGGGGTGAAAATGGCGCTGTCGAAGGAAGACAGCCGCCCGGACCTGGCCAACAACCCGATCCTCAAGTTCGTGCGGCGGCACATGCGGGTTACCGACCAGATCCATGGCTCGCACTTCTTCGTACGCCACACCCCGGCCGGGCACAGCAAGGCGCTGCGTTATGCCACCCCGCTGTTTCTGGCACTGGTACTGATCGAACTGGCCGACCTGGTGTTTGCCGTCGACAGCGTGCCGGCGATCTTCGCCATCACCCAGGACCCGTTCATCGTCTACACCTCCAACATCTTCGCCATCCTCGGCTTGCGCTCGCTGTATTTCGCGCTGGCGGCGCTGATGCACCGGTTCGTCTACCTCAAGTACGCACTGGCACTGGTGTTGATCTTCATTGGCTGCAAGATTTTCTACCACGGCATGGTGGGCAAGGTGCCGGCGCTGCTGTCACTGGGCGTGACATTCGGGTTGTTGCTGGGTGGGGTGGTGATTTCGTTGATCAAGACGCGGGGGCAGACGTTGAATAAAGACGAAAAGACGATAGAAAAAGCAGCTAACGATAAGAAAACAACGGGACAAAAGAAGAATGACCCACAGTTGCGGGTCTGA
- a CDS encoding PAAR domain-containing protein, with product MRVNLEGKGQAVDGDITTTGAVCIATGAGYLDEGRMVLREGDHTTPCPLCGQAGTVAEGVDHFISDGQRVAMDGALVVCGCSPGTNRVVAPLYEAPPSMHSIAGRANTHAAELSPTFNPERFSQPVIGALPGTLEPGFYVVPRRMSFPQILLQLAGHDSTLPISRLQRLNPTYAQGFKAGEIFVIGDPDNGNACTREEGELMAAAQHARRALEALDYVEADFMMQHQAEIAGLLSNASLSMGVGKDMLDQGLKQVSNTLTSIEQLHQREFMHNGHLNSPGFFAERRRLLQQLDGQLKAALLNKQLNLGSYERLKKSLRISTKSLVHHWSKAGGPGQIPGYATHLEKVARLSKYLQYGGYAAIGLGGTSSYLKVKEVCRAGETRACRKVRFTEAGNFAGGLTGGLVGASGGGAAAAALCGIFAVGTGGFGAVCGIAIVGAASSASAIGIGALGERTGEFLHEVTDD from the coding sequence ATGCGCGTCAATCTAGAGGGAAAAGGTCAGGCGGTAGATGGCGATATCACCACAACGGGTGCTGTCTGTATTGCGACCGGGGCCGGCTACCTAGATGAAGGCCGAATGGTGCTCCGTGAAGGCGACCACACCACGCCATGCCCTCTTTGTGGGCAGGCGGGAACTGTCGCCGAAGGTGTGGATCACTTTATTTCAGATGGCCAGCGGGTGGCTATGGATGGTGCGTTGGTTGTCTGTGGCTGTTCGCCGGGCACCAACCGGGTAGTCGCGCCCTTGTATGAGGCTCCGCCGTCCATGCACTCCATTGCAGGGCGTGCCAATACCCACGCTGCCGAGCTGTCACCCACCTTCAACCCCGAGCGCTTCTCCCAACCGGTAATAGGTGCACTGCCTGGCACGCTGGAGCCTGGCTTCTACGTGGTTCCACGACGCATGTCGTTTCCCCAGATACTGCTTCAACTGGCCGGTCACGATTCCACGTTGCCGATCTCACGGTTACAGCGGCTCAACCCCACGTATGCGCAAGGGTTCAAAGCTGGGGAAATTTTCGTTATCGGTGATCCTGACAATGGAAATGCCTGCACGCGCGAAGAGGGAGAGCTTATGGCGGCGGCGCAGCATGCGCGGCGTGCGCTGGAAGCACTCGACTACGTCGAAGCGGATTTCATGATGCAGCACCAGGCCGAAATCGCCGGCTTGCTCAGCAACGCCAGTCTGTCCATGGGCGTGGGCAAGGACATGCTGGATCAAGGCTTGAAACAAGTAAGCAATACCTTGACCAGCATCGAGCAATTGCACCAGCGTGAGTTCATGCACAATGGCCATTTGAATAGTCCGGGTTTCTTCGCCGAGCGCAGGCGGTTGTTGCAGCAACTGGATGGCCAGTTGAAAGCGGCGTTGCTTAATAAGCAACTGAATCTGGGGAGCTATGAGCGGCTGAAGAAGAGCTTGCGTATCTCTACCAAGAGCCTGGTGCACCATTGGTCGAAAGCGGGCGGACCGGGGCAAATTCCGGGGTATGCGACACATCTTGAGAAGGTGGCGCGGTTAAGTAAGTACCTTCAATACGGAGGGTATGCAGCGATTGGGCTGGGCGGGACCTCGTCTTATCTGAAAGTAAAAGAAGTCTGTCGGGCCGGGGAGACTCGTGCTTGTCGAAAGGTTCGGTTTACTGAAGCGGGAAATTTTGCAGGAGGTCTAACGGGAGGGTTGGTAGGCGCCTCTGGTGGAGGTGCTGCAGCAGCTGCGTTATGCGGTATTTTTGCGGTGGGTACCGGTGGGTTTGGTGCAGTGTGCGGGATTGCGATCGTTGGCGCCGCCTCTTCTGCAAGCGCTATTGGTATTGGCGCCCTCGGAGAGCGGACCGGTGAATTCCTTCATGAGGTGACTGATGATTGA